The DNA segment ATAGATTTTGGAAGCCGTGTACTCTGCAATGAAATTCTGGTACAGCCCAGAGAGGTTCAGCAAATACTGATCTGGCAAGGCTTTTTCATAATCGCGACCTCTCAGGGCAATGCGCTTTTTCAGGGTGGGCAGACCCGCTTCAATGTGAATCAGCACATCTGGCATGCGCAGTGCAGGCAAGATGCCCCGCAACAAGCTCTGGTAGGTGTCCCAGTCCCTCTGGCTCATGTGGCCTTGCTGGTACAGGTTTCTGGCGAACACCCATGCATCTTCAAAGATGGTGCGGTCCTGCACCACATCGAGGGTGCTGTTCACCACACTCAGGTGCTGTTCCAGACGTTTGGAGAGGAAAAACACCTGTGAATGAAAGGCATAACCGGCCATGTCCTCATAAAAATCGGCCAGATACGGGTTCTCGTCCACAGTCTCAAAAACCGGAGTCAGTTTCAGGCGTTCACTGAGCAGTCGGGTCAGGGTGCTTTTCCCACTGCCGATGTTTCCGCTCACTGCAATGTACATTGCAGGGCCTCCTCAATCTCCCCAAGGATTTTTAAGGCGTCCTCTGGCCTGCCCACAAAGTCATAATCGGCGGCATTGATGCACAGCACCCGCCCCGGATAGGTTTCAAAAAACCGGTCATAGTGCTGAGAGAGGTTCCTCAGGTAATCCAGAGGCATGTCCAGCTCAAACTCGCGGCCCCGTTTCAGGATGCGTTCTTTGACGAACTCGGGTTCGGCACGCAGGTAAACCACCAGATCAGGGTGGGCCAGTTTGGGTTTGAGTTGCGCGTAAAGCTCCTGATACAGGTCAAACTCATGGTCCTTGAGGTTCATGCTGGCAAACACGAAGTCTTTGTCAAACATGTAATCCGACACATGGTTCTGGTGAAACAAATCCCCCTGCGTCACATGCTGCAACTGCTTGAAGCGCGACAGCAGAAAAAACACCTGCACCTGAAATGCATAGCGGTCCATGTCCGCATAAAATCCCCCCAGAAAGGGATTGTCTTCCACGACTTCCAGCGTCAGAGACGCCTGATACTTCTGAGCCAGCAAGCGGCTCAGGCTGGTTTTGCCAACACCAATGAGACCTTCAGTGACCAAATACACGCTAGACATCTTACTGCGAATTTGTGGCCGAGGGCCGAGAGCATCCAAAAGCTGGTGCCAGAGCTTCAATCAAGCAGGGAGCGACCTTGATTCGCCAATTGCGTATCCATGTCTGCTCTCGGCTCTGTGCCCTCGGCTCTCGGCGGGGCGCAGCCCCTCATGTGTGCATGTGCAAACTGTAGGCCTTAAACCCCATTGCCTTCCAGAACGCCACACCCTGTTCATTCTGGGTCAGGACCTCGATGTGGATTCGGGCTTCCTGAAACACCTGGGTTTTGAGGCACTCAAAAGCCTGCCGCCCGAGGCCCTGTCTGCGGTAAGGAAAACCAATGAAAAACTGCCTCAGGTAAACGGTCTGGATGCGGGCATCAAAGGCATCGGTGCCGAATTTGTAGAGGGCGTACCCGACCTTTTCATCGTTGTGCATGAAAAAGGTGGCTTCCCATTCGTCGGTCAAAAAGCCCTGCATGCGTTCGGTGAGTTCACGCAGGCCCATGGGGTTGCGGTGCCCCTCGTCCTGAATCAATTCGCGGTTCAGTCGGGCGAGTTCGGGGGCATCTCCGGGCAGGGCTCTGAGCAGGTGCATGGTTGGCATTTTACAAAAAAGGGGCTTGGTGTTGCCGAGGGCCGAGAGCCAAGGGCCGAGGGCAAATTTGAACATGCAAGTGGAAACACTCAGGTTGGCCTGCTGGCTTTTGGTGGCTTTTGCTTTCGCTTCATTGCCTTCAGCTTTCTGCTTTGGCTTTTTGCCCTCGGCTCTCGGCCCTCGGCAGGCGCAGCCCCCATGGAGTACCATAAAACAGAGCAACCATCCCCACCTCAAATGCAGGAGAACCCATGGCAAACGAACTGAACCTCAACGACGTGGAAGTGGCCCCCAGAGTCATCAAGAGCTATACCCTGCAGTGGCATTACCCCACCAACACCCACCAGATCAGCGTGCAACTCGATGACAACTCCTGGCACCTGTTGACCGTCAATGACCCGATGGAATTCATTGCGATCACCACCATGTTGCAAAAAGGTCCGGTGTACCTGAGCAGTTCGGGTTTGCTGGAATACCGGGGAGAGGCACCCCAGCAGTAACCCTCCTGTACAAATCACCCCACAAACCCCATCCAGAAATGGTCAAAGTCGGGCAGGTGCCGCATACTGAAGGCATGCCCGACTTTTCACATGTGGTGACTTCTGTGGAGGAATTGACCCAAATTCTGGGTGGAGAACCCAGTCCTCTGGTCCAGAGAAAGAAAAGAACCCGTCTGGATGAACACGCCAGAAAGTTCATTGAGCATGCCCCTTTTCTGGTGCTGTGCACCTCCAACCATCAGGGCTTGTGTGACGCTTCGCCCAAAGGGGATCCCAGAGGTTTTGTGAAAATTCTGGATGACCAGACCCTTCTGATTCCCGAGCGTCCGGGCAACCGTCTGGCCGATGGTTACAAGAACATCCTGTCCAATCCACAGGTGGGATTGCTGTTCTTCATTCCGGGCAAATCAGAGACTTTCCGTGTAAATGGTATCGCGCAGATCATCACCGATCCAGAGCACCTGTCCACTTTGGAGGTGCAGGGCAAGACCCCGAAACTGGCTCTGGCGGTCACGGTACAGGAGTGCTTTGCGCACTGTGGAAAAGCGGTTTTGCGCTCGAAGTTGTGGGGCGATCAAAGGGACACTGCTCCAGAGGTGGACATGGCAGCCATGATTGCTGCCCATGCCAGCAGTGAACCCGAGCAGGTCCGTGCTGCCCTCGACGAGAGCTACCGGGAGCGCATGTATTGATGCGCAGGGCGGTGGTGGTGCTGGCAGCAGGCCAGTCGTCCAGAATGGGGGAGCACAAATTGTTGCTCCCCTTGCAGGGCAAAGCGGTGGTGCGTCATGCCGTGAAAACAGCTCTGGAAGCAGACATCGGTGAGGTGTTTGTGGTGCTGGGTCGGGATGCGGTTCAGGTGGCAGGTGTGCTTTCTGACCTCCCATGCAGTTTTCTGATGAACCCTCAGTTCCAGAGCGGAATGGGGAGCAGTTTCAGGGTTGCAGCAGAAATGCTGGGTCACATGGACCGTCTGGTGTTCATGCTGGCCGACATGCCTTTTGTATCGGTCAAGACCCTGAAGGAAGTGGCAAGTACAGAAGCAGATCTGGTGTCCTGCCAGTATGGTGCATTTCAGGCCCCTCCAGTGCAGTTTTCAAAACAGTTTTTTCCAGAGTTGCTCACTTTGCAAGAAGGGGCCAAACCCATCCTGCAAAAACACCGTGAATCGCTGGTTTTGATTCAGGCCGACCTTTCAGAGGCTCTGGATCTGGACACCCCGGAAGATTACAGCAAAGCGATTTCGAAGGTTTCTGAAGCTCTGGAACCGTGAAGGGTTTGGGTCAATTCCGCAAGGATCCCCAGAGCGATGGTGCGGGGATGGTTGCTTCCCAGATCAAAACCTGCTGGACCATGAATCCGGTCTGTGTTCTGAAAACCCAGATCTTGCAGGTAGGTGCGCAAGGTGCTGGCCCTCCTCTGGCTGGAAAGCACCGCCAGATAGCCCGCTTCGCTTTGCAGGGCTTCAGACAGCACCTCGATTTCCTCGGCGTAGTTGTGGGAGGTGACCACCAGAGCGGTGTGCGGGTCCAGTTCGGTCAAGCTGTGCTGAGCTGGATCATAAAATTGAGCCTCATAACCCATGCTTCTGGCCAATTTCAGCAGGAGGCCTGCAACCTGCGTCTGGCCCACCACCAGAACCTGAATTTCAGGGATCCAGCGTTCCAGCAGCAGGTTGCCTGAAAGCATCACGGTCTCAGGGCATCTGGAAAGGTCCAGACTGACCCTGCGTTCCAGGGTCTTCAGATCGGTGATCAGTACGCAGGATTTCCTCTGGTTCAGCAAGTTTAGAGCATCGTTCCAACTTTCAAAAACCTGTTCAACAGGCTCGATGAGCACGGTGAAGTGCCCAGAGCAACTGAGGCCCCCTTCCAAAGAATCCGGGTCCTCTTCGCCCAATTCAAGCATCAGGGGGGTCTGTTCTGCGATGGCCCTTAAAGCGTTTTTCTGGATGTCCTGATCTTTGCAGCTTCCGTACCCCACCGATCCCAAGCAGGTTCCGTCCTTCAGCACAAACATTTTTGCCCCCAGCCTGCGGGATTTTTGACCTCCGGTTTGGACCACCGTGACCAGTGCAAAAGGGAGCGCTCTGGCTTGCAGTGCTGCAAACTGGCCGATCAGTTCAAAGGGGGAAAGCTGCATTTGTCCCATCTTACACAGCCTGCATGCTGAACTTTGCAGTCCGACACACCCAGATTGCACACGGTTCAATCTAAACTGAAGGCAACCAGCAGGAGGCCATGTGAAACTGAACATCAACGGCAAGAATTACGAGACCAGCGCAGAGCCCTCCGACATGCTTGTGTGGGTCATCCGCGATGAACTCGGGTTGACCGGAACCAAATTTGGCTGCGGGATCGGGTTTTGTGGATCTTGCACCGTGCATGTGAATGGACAGCCCACCCGCGCCTGCATCACCCCCGTTCAGGCCGTGCAGAATGCCAGAATCCGCACCATTGAAGGTTTGAAAACCGCAGAGAACCTGCATCCTGTGCAGGAGGCTTTTCTGGAACATCAGGTCTTGCAATGCGGTTGGTGCATGAGTGGTCAAATGATGCAAGCCGCTGCATTGATTGATGCCAACCCCAGAATCACCGATCAGGAGCTTTTGGATGGCATGGCTGGAAATGCCTGCCGTTGTGGCAGTTATGTGCGCATCCGTGAAGCCGTGCTGGACGCAGCCCGCAAAGCCAGAGGGGACCGTTCATGAGCCCTCGCAAATGGAAGGTTTCACGGCGCAAGTTTCTGATTGGGCTGGGTGTGGCCGGAGGAGGACTGGCGCTCGGGTTTTATCTGGGCAAACCCGCCATGCAACTGGCCATTGCTGAAGGTTCCGAGAATGCCCTCGAAGCACAGGCCAAACTGCCCAAAACCCCGGATGCATGGTTTGAGATCCTGCCAGAGAACAAAATCCGTCTGTACCTGACCAAAGCAGAGATGGGGCAGGGCATCCACACTTCGGTGGCTCAACTGGCTGCAGAAGAGTTGGACTTGCAAGTGCCAGATCTGGATCTGGCGGTCAGCACCACACAGGTGGGTCCCAAAGACAGTTTTGGGACGGGAGGAAGCGCCTCGATTCTGACCTCCTTCAAGCCTGTTCGTGAAGCTGCGGCCACCTTCAAAGTGATGCTTTTGACTGCAGCCAGCAAGGCTCTGGGTGTGGAAACCTCCAAACTGGAAATGTCCCCTCAGGGTGTGAAAGTCAAAGGCACCGATCAATTTGCCTCCTTCACCGACCTTGGGGCCAGAGAAGACACCTGGGAAATTCCCAAAGGCAACATCCCTCTGAAAAACCCCAGAGACTTCAAGGTGATTGGCAAGCCCGTCGAGCGCATTGACTTGCCCAAAAAGGTCACCGGAGAAGCCATCTACGGTTATGATGCCCGTCTGGAAGGCATGCTGTATGGTGCGGTGTTGCGGCCTCCCACTTTGGAGGCCAAACTCAAGTCCGTAGACACCTCAGAAGCCTCCCGCATGCCGGGTGTCGAGAAGGTCCACACCGATCTGGAAAAAGGTTTTGTGGGTGTGGTGGCCAGAACCCGGCCTCAGGCCCGAAATGCGGTGAAGGCCATCAAAGCCCAGTGGGACGAAGGGAAACTCTGGCAGCAAGATGAAATCCTGAACATGATTGTTCCAGAGGGCAAAGGTGGCGTTTCTTTCCAGAAGGAAGGCAATGTGGCCAACGCCTTCAAAAATGGCAAGGTGATTCAGGCCGAGTACCGCTCACCTTTTGCCATTCAGGCTGCCCTTGAACCCCAGGCCGCTCTGGCCGATGTGAAAAAAGACAGTGTGAAGGTGTGGATGTCCATCCAATTTCCATTCCGGGTGTCCAGTGCGGTGGCCAAAACCCTCGGGGTCAAAGAAGAAACCGTGGAAGTGATCCCCACCTACCTTGGCGGGGGATTTGGCAGCAAAACCCACACACAGGTGGCCGAAGAAGCAGCCATCCTTTCCAGAGCTGTTGGCAAACCCGTCCACGTTGGCTGGGACCGTGCTGAGGAAATGACCCAGGGGTACATCCGCCCACCCACCCACAACAAGCTTTCTGCTGTGCTGGAAGGTGGAAAAATTGTGGCCATGGAGCACCGTGTCGGCAGTGGCGTGGTGGCCTTTTCCACCTTGCCGTCTTTCCTCGGGGCCATCATGGGTGCCGATTTTGGGTCGTACTCGGGTGGAAAAATCCGTTACAACATTCCCAATGTGCACGGCATTTCCTACAACCCGGTCTTGCCCGTCAAAACCGGATGGTGGCGTGGCCTCGGGCTGTACGCCAACACGTTTGCAGTGGAAAGTTTTCTGGACGAACTGGCTTTTGAAGCCCAAACCGATCCCCTGAAATTCCGTCTGGACCACCTGCCTGCCACCGAGTGGGGGGCCAGAATGCGCAAACTGCTGAACGCGGTGGCCAGAGCAAGCCAGTGGGGAAAACCCCGTGCTGCTGGGCGTGCTCTGGGTCTGGCCTGTGGCACGTTAAGTGAAACTTTGGTCGCCCAGATTGCCGAAGTGTCCTTGCAGGACGGTCAGGTGAAAGTCCACAAGATCTGGTGTGCCATGGATCCCGGTCTGGTGGTCAATCCAGATGGGGCCTCCGCCCAGATTCAGGGGAACATCATCTGGGGCCTCTCATCCACCCTCAAGGAAGAGGTGTCGGTCAAAGATGGCAAACTGACCGCAGACAACTTCGGGGCTTACGCCATTCTGGGAGCAAAAGAAGCCCCAGAGGTGGAGGTGATCCTGCTGGAAGACGGCAGCCAGAAACCCCGAGGGGTGGGTGAACCTCCGATTGCTCCGGTGGGCGCAGCGGTGGGCAATGCCCTGTTCAAACTGACTGGCAAACGCCTGCGTGAAGTCCCGTTTACAGCAGAGCGCCTGAAGCAGGCAGGCATCACGGTCTAGGATCGGTCTTCAACAAGGAAAAACTCAACATGTCCCAGTAACGGCCTTCCCAGAGGTACCATCCCCTGAGAAGGCCCTCTTCTTGAAAACCCAGTTTTTGCAGCACGCGCACCGAGCCGTGGTTCTCTGGAATCACCATCGCCTGAATCCGGTGAATGCCCATGGCGAAAGCGTAATCTGTGACGGCTTTGAGCGCCTCTGGCATGTATCCGTGGCCCCAGAACCGTTCTTGCAGGTCGTAGCCAATCACGATCCGGTGCTGCACGATGCTGTTGATGCCCACCGTCCCGATCATTTCTCCGGTGTCTTTGAGCACCACAGCCCAGCGTATTCCGGTTTTTTGCTGGTAACGGCTGTGCATGAGGTACAGAAAATCATCCACCTGCTCGATGTCCACGAAGGTGCTGGTTCCGTGGTATCTGGTCACTGCAGGACTGGAAAAAAGTTCAAAAAGGGCGTCCCGGTCCTGTTCTTTCAGGGCGCGCAACACCAGACGCTCTGAATACAGCACGGGAAACACTTCAAACATCGTCAAATCGAGCATGCTCTGTACTGTGTTCCCTGTGCACCTCAATGTCAAGTTTGCTGGCCACTTTCGCCACCAGATCCATGAAGTGCCTCGCAATGGGGGAGATGTGTGGTCTTCGGGCCAGTTGCACCAGAGCGGTTTCCCTGTGCATCGGAGGCAAGCCTTCCAGCTCCAGAGGCACCAGCAAACCCGCGTCCAGTTCGGGCTGAATCAGCATTTTGGGAAAGAAACCTGCGGCCAGACCAGAATTCACCAGATGCTTCCCCACCTCCATGGGCACATCCGCCACCTTGCGGGCCTGTTCGTTCAGGCGGTTGATGGCCAGAGGGGTCACCTGCCACCAGCGTTGCTGAAGCAGCAAAGGGCAACCAGCCAGAAAGTCTTCTCTGGTCCAGCTTCTTTGCTGGCTGAGGGGATGGTCAGGATGCACGGCCAGCACAATGGGTTCCACCATGCGCAGCAAAGGTTTGACCTCTGCCACCCCATAATCCAGAGGGGGGTAACAGATCAGTCCGAGTTCCACCACCCCATCGTGCAACTGCTCGATCACCATCCAGTGGTCCCCCTCAAAGAGGGTGCATTGCACCTCGGGAAAGCGCTCCATGAAGACGCCACTTGCTCTGGCCAGCAAATGGACGGTCAAGGAACGCAAAGCAGCCACCCTCAAAGCACCCTGCTCGCCACTGGCAGCCAGTTTGGCCGCATTCAGACCATCGTTCAGGACCGCCAGAGCCCGCCTTGCAAAGGGCAGAAAACTGGTCCCCCGTTCGGTCAGATGGACGGTGCGACCCCGGGTAAAGACTGGACCTCCCAGAGACTTTTCAAGGGCCTGAATCCGGGCACTGATGGTGGGCTGTGAAATGCCCAGCGCAAAAGCGGCTTTGGAAAAACTGCCTTCCCGCACGATGCGTTCAAAGGCCACCAGTTGATCGGTTTCCACCATGGTTTCAGTGTAGCCTGATCTGTGAACTTGATCCATAGAAAAACCTGATGGAAAAATTCGCATTCTGGTGGTTGAAGTCCTTTCAGAAGCCCATTAACCTGATGTCATCCATCATGTTTTCTGATTGAAGCATGACCCTCAAGGAGCTTCCATGCACATCCGAAACGCCCTGAAATCCGACCTCCTGGCCATCGTGGAGATTTACAACAGCACCATCGCTTCCAGAATGGTGACCGCAGACCTCGAACCCATCAGCATTGAAAGCCGTGAAGCTTGGTTTGAAGCCCACGGACCCGACACCCACCCCCTCTGGGTGATGCAAGACGGGGACCAGATTGCCGGATGGCTCAGTTATTCCGCGTTTTATGGCCGTCCAGCGTACCGCCATACTGCAGAGGTCAGCATCTACCTGCACCCAGAGTACAGAGGACAAGGACTGGGTCGCAGGTTCTTGCAAGAAGCCATTGACCGGGCACCCGAGTTTCAATTTCACACCCTGCTGGGCTTCATTTTCAGCCACAACCAGCCCAGCCTGAAACTGTTTCAAAGCTTTGGATTTTCCACCTATGGAGAGTTGCCCAACGTTGCTGTGTTGGACGGTCAGGAACGCAGTCTGACCATTCTGGGAAAACGCATTGGGGAGGACCTGTGATTCAGGAATTCACTGCAGAACAGATTCGCAGCCATTTTTCGGATTTTGCTGCCCTTCTGAGAGACGCTGTAGAGGGCGGAAGCTCGATTGGTTTTGTGCTTCCCCTCGCTGAAACAGAAGTGCAGGATTACTGGAATGGAGTCATCGAGGCCGTGCAGTCTGGAGACAAACGCCTGCTGGTCGCTCTGGATGAAGGTGCTGTTGTGGGCACCGTGCAACTGAATCTGGAAACCCGCACCAACGGCAACCACCGCGCCGAAGTGGCCAAACTGATTGTGCTCACCTCCCACCGCCGCAGGGGAATTGGCAAAGCGCTGCTGGATGCCGTGGAGGCTCTGGCCAGACGCCTGAACCGCTCCACCCTGTTTCTGGACACCGTGCTCGGGGATCAGGCGGAAAGGCTGTACCGTTTTGCGGGGTATACCTTTGTGGGATCCATTCCGGCTTATGCCAGAAGCACCAGAGGTGTGCTGGAGGCCAACGCGATTTATTACAAGTTGCTGTAGGGCCTGCGGCCCTGCCGAGAGCATTTGTAGGGGCGAGGCGTGCCTCGCCCTAGATTGCTTCAGCCAAAGCCCTTTTCGCCTTCTGCCAAGGGCGAGCCTCGCCCCTACAGTTCCCCTTGAAGATTTTCTATACGTACAGCACGATGCTCTCTGCAAGACATATAATCCCCCCATGAAGACCTTCCACCTTGATTTCGCCCATCCGGTTCCCGGCAGCACCCCCCACCAGAGCATCCACCGGGTGTCCTGGCAGGGGGCAGCAGTGATGGGCATCCTCAATGT comes from the Deinococcus misasensis DSM 22328 genome and includes:
- a CDS encoding (2Fe-2S)-binding protein, with product MKLNINGKNYETSAEPSDMLVWVIRDELGLTGTKFGCGIGFCGSCTVHVNGQPTRACITPVQAVQNARIRTIEGLKTAENLHPVQEAFLEHQVLQCGWCMSGQMMQAAALIDANPRITDQELLDGMAGNACRCGSYVRIREAVLDAARKARGDRS
- a CDS encoding MSMEG_1061 family FMN-dependent PPOX-type flavoprotein, producing the protein MPDFSHVVTSVEELTQILGGEPSPLVQRKKRTRLDEHARKFIEHAPFLVLCTSNHQGLCDASPKGDPRGFVKILDDQTLLIPERPGNRLADGYKNILSNPQVGLLFFIPGKSETFRVNGIAQIITDPEHLSTLEVQGKTPKLALAVTVQECFAHCGKAVLRSKLWGDQRDTAPEVDMAAMIAAHASSEPEQVRAALDESYRERMY
- a CDS encoding LysR family transcriptional regulator, whose translation is MVETDQLVAFERIVREGSFSKAAFALGISQPTISARIQALEKSLGGPVFTRGRTVHLTERGTSFLPFARRALAVLNDGLNAAKLAASGEQGALRVAALRSLTVHLLARASGVFMERFPEVQCTLFEGDHWMVIEQLHDGVVELGLICYPPLDYGVAEVKPLLRMVEPIVLAVHPDHPLSQQRSWTREDFLAGCPLLLQQRWWQVTPLAINRLNEQARKVADVPMEVGKHLVNSGLAAGFFPKMLIQPELDAGLLVPLELEGLPPMHRETALVQLARRPHISPIARHFMDLVAKVASKLDIEVHREHSTEHARFDDV
- a CDS encoding XdhC family protein; the encoded protein is MQLSPFELIGQFAALQARALPFALVTVVQTGGQKSRRLGAKMFVLKDGTCLGSVGYGSCKDQDIQKNALRAIAEQTPLMLELGEEDPDSLEGGLSCSGHFTVLIEPVEQVFESWNDALNLLNQRKSCVLITDLKTLERRVSLDLSRCPETVMLSGNLLLERWIPEIQVLVVGQTQVAGLLLKLARSMGYEAQFYDPAQHSLTELDPHTALVVTSHNYAEEIEVLSEALQSEAGYLAVLSSQRRASTLRTYLQDLGFQNTDRIHGPAGFDLGSNHPRTIALGILAELTQTLHGSRASETFEIALL
- a CDS encoding xanthine dehydrogenase family protein molybdopterin-binding subunit, which gives rise to MSPRKWKVSRRKFLIGLGVAGGGLALGFYLGKPAMQLAIAEGSENALEAQAKLPKTPDAWFEILPENKIRLYLTKAEMGQGIHTSVAQLAAEELDLQVPDLDLAVSTTQVGPKDSFGTGGSASILTSFKPVREAAATFKVMLLTAASKALGVETSKLEMSPQGVKVKGTDQFASFTDLGAREDTWEIPKGNIPLKNPRDFKVIGKPVERIDLPKKVTGEAIYGYDARLEGMLYGAVLRPPTLEAKLKSVDTSEASRMPGVEKVHTDLEKGFVGVVARTRPQARNAVKAIKAQWDEGKLWQQDEILNMIVPEGKGGVSFQKEGNVANAFKNGKVIQAEYRSPFAIQAALEPQAALADVKKDSVKVWMSIQFPFRVSSAVAKTLGVKEETVEVIPTYLGGGFGSKTHTQVAEEAAILSRAVGKPVHVGWDRAEEMTQGYIRPPTHNKLSAVLEGGKIVAMEHRVGSGVVAFSTLPSFLGAIMGADFGSYSGGKIRYNIPNVHGISYNPVLPVKTGWWRGLGLYANTFAVESFLDELAFEAQTDPLKFRLDHLPATEWGARMRKLLNAVARASQWGKPRAAGRALGLACGTLSETLVAQIAEVSLQDGQVKVHKIWCAMDPGLVVNPDGASAQIQGNIIWGLSSTLKEEVSVKDGKLTADNFGAYAILGAKEAPEVEVILLEDGSQKPRGVGEPPIAPVGAAVGNALFKLTGKRLREVPFTAERLKQAGITV
- a CDS encoding GNAT family N-acetyltransferase — its product is MHIRNALKSDLLAIVEIYNSTIASRMVTADLEPISIESREAWFEAHGPDTHPLWVMQDGDQIAGWLSYSAFYGRPAYRHTAEVSIYLHPEYRGQGLGRRFLQEAIDRAPEFQFHTLLGFIFSHNQPSLKLFQSFGFSTYGELPNVAVLDGQERSLTILGKRIGEDL
- a CDS encoding GNAT family N-acetyltransferase; translation: MLDLTMFEVFPVLYSERLVLRALKEQDRDALFELFSSPAVTRYHGTSTFVDIEQVDDFLYLMHSRYQQKTGIRWAVVLKDTGEMIGTVGINSIVQHRIVIGYDLQERFWGHGYMPEALKAVTDYAFAMGIHRIQAMVIPENHGSVRVLQKLGFQEEGLLRGWYLWEGRYWDMLSFSLLKTDPRP
- a CDS encoding deoxynucleoside kinase, with the protein product MYLVTEGLIGVGKTSLSRLLAQKYQASLTLEVVEDNPFLGGFYADMDRYAFQVQVFFLLSRFKQLQHVTQGDLFHQNHVSDYMFDKDFVFASMNLKDHEFDLYQELYAQLKPKLAHPDLVVYLRAEPEFVKERILKRGREFELDMPLDYLRNLSQHYDRFFETYPGRVLCINAADYDFVGRPEDALKILGEIEEALQCTLQ
- a CDS encoding GNAT family N-acetyltransferase, giving the protein MHLLRALPGDAPELARLNRELIQDEGHRNPMGLRELTERMQGFLTDEWEATFFMHNDEKVGYALYKFGTDAFDARIQTVYLRQFFIGFPYRRQGLGRQAFECLKTQVFQEARIHIEVLTQNEQGVAFWKAMGFKAYSLHMHT
- a CDS encoding nucleotidyltransferase family protein — encoded protein: MRRAVVVLAAGQSSRMGEHKLLLPLQGKAVVRHAVKTALEADIGEVFVVLGRDAVQVAGVLSDLPCSFLMNPQFQSGMGSSFRVAAEMLGHMDRLVFMLADMPFVSVKTLKEVASTEADLVSCQYGAFQAPPVQFSKQFFPELLTLQEGAKPILQKHRESLVLIQADLSEALDLDTPEDYSKAISKVSEALEP
- a CDS encoding GNAT family N-acetyltransferase, with the protein product MIQEFTAEQIRSHFSDFAALLRDAVEGGSSIGFVLPLAETEVQDYWNGVIEAVQSGDKRLLVALDEGAVVGTVQLNLETRTNGNHRAEVAKLIVLTSHRRRGIGKALLDAVEALARRLNRSTLFLDTVLGDQAERLYRFAGYTFVGSIPAYARSTRGVLEANAIYYKLL
- a CDS encoding deoxynucleoside kinase; protein product: MYIAVSGNIGSGKSTLTRLLSERLKLTPVFETVDENPYLADFYEDMAGYAFHSQVFFLSKRLEQHLSVVNSTLDVVQDRTIFEDAWVFARNLYQQGHMSQRDWDTYQSLLRGILPALRMPDVLIHIEAGLPTLKKRIALRGRDYEKALPDQYLLNLSGLYQNFIAEYTASKIYLINGDLIDFVEDPNFIEKLCDDIDDVVVGGLF